The window TTTGATAATAAAAAAAGTATAAATATAAAAGGGAAGCTCATTGATGTGAAAGATTATAATAATAAATCATTAATTCTAATTGAAACCGATATTGAAGCAAAAAAACTGACACATCTTATTGGAGATTATGTTAAAATAACTAATAGATAATTTCAGTTATAAATAACTTTACAATCTTTAATTGTTATTATATAGGAATATCTATGGGTAATAATAATGAAAATTTAGCTTTGTATAGAGAAAGGTTTGGATATTGGTATTTTATCAATAAGCTACTGATAATTTCCTTTGGCTCAATTATAATTGCAATTGGATATGTATTTTTTCAAATTCCTTTTGATTTGGCAGCAGGTGGTATACAAGGTTTAAGTATTATTATTAATAATTTTATAAGTGTTAATGAAGGCATCTTATATCTTTTATTTAATATACCTTTATTAATTTTAGGTTATTATAAGCTTGGAAGATTACAGTTTTTAATTTTTACAGTTTTGTCGGTTATTGTTTTCTCTCTAGCTACATATTTACTGTTAAGGTTTGCCTATCCAATTTTAAAAGAAAACCCTATGACTGAAGATATGTTATTAAGTAGTATATATGCTGGGGTTATTTCCGGTATAGGGACAGGTTTAGTAATGAAAGCAGGTGGTTCAGTAGGTGGAACTAATGTAATAGCAAAATTGGTTCATAAAAAGTTTGGGTTTCCACTAAGCCAAACATATCTTATTACAGATGGCATCATAATATTAATTGCTGCTTTTGTTTTTAGCTGGAATGTTGCGCTACATGCAATCTTATGTTTGTTTATTAATGGTATTGCCTCAGATTATGCTTTTGAAGGACCAAGTATTATAAGGATAGCAACAATAATTACAGATAAACGTGATGAGGTAGCCAGTATACTAATGTCAGGTTTACAAAGGGGCGTTAGTTGCTGGGAGATTGAGGGTACCTACACTGGCAAAAAACATTATATGTTATATTGTGCTATATATAGATCACAAGTGGTACTTTTAAAAAGCTTGGTTGCAGAGGCAGATGAAAATGCCTTTGTTATAATTGGCGAAGGTAAGCAAGCGTTAGGTGAAGGTTTTTATAGCATAAAAAGAGTTTAAATTATTAATATTAACTATATATTAATTTAAAATGCAGAAAGATTTTAGATTGGAATCAGTACACAAATATAAAAAACATATATTAGATCTTGAAAGGGATAAGTTGTTGTATTTATTTAATATTAAAGATGAGTTAGAATGCAGAAAAAATGAGATCATTGAGAAGATAAATTTAAATAAAACAGAGATAGAAGAGTTAAAGAAAAGAGGTGATTTTACATTCATTGAATTGTATGAAAAGTATATTAACAATTTATATACACAACATCAAAAGGTTTGCAAGTATATAGAGTCCGTAGATAGAGAAATAGAAAAACAGAGGAAAATAGTATTAGAGGCTAGAACAGAGAAATTAGTCTTGGATAACTTGGAAACAAAACATATAGAAAGCTATAAAGCCTTTCAAAGAAAGATGGAGGAAAAATTTATAGATGAAATTAATAGCATCCACTATGGCTATAAGGATATCTAGTTTATCTTGTATTTTAATATTGTTTTTTTTATTTTCTAATGGTCTATTTGCTCAAAATAATAAACTAATTGATTTACAAAGGTGGGAGAAAAGATTAGAGGAGAAAGAGAAGCGTTTAAACAGGAAAGAACAAGAGTTATTGAAAAAAGAAAAGGAAAATAAACTTATTTTAGAAGCAATAGAGAAAGAGAATAGGCGTTTAAAAAAGCAAAAACAAGAACTAGTAGAGATTGGGAATAACATAAAGACATTAAAAGAACAAGTTGAAGACTTAGAAAATAAAAATTTAGATAAGCTTGCAAATATTTATAATTCAGCAAAAGCAAGGGATGCTGCAAGAGTAATATCTAATATGGATGTAGATACAGCTGTTAAATTGTTTAAAAGGTTAAGCCCAATGGCTGCTGGGGAGATTATGAGTGAATTAGGTAAGACAGATCCAAAATTTGCTTCAGAAGTTTCAGAAAGATTAGCTGTTATGAGTGATAATAAAAGCTCTAATTAATTTTAGATAATTGAAACCAGAGATATTGCAACCCCATATAGAAGAGTTTATAAAAAATTTATCAATCTATAATATCCCTATAAATTACGATAATTTAGATATAAGAGATAAAGAACAGGCTATGGACCCTGTTGTTGGTAAGTTTTTGAACTTTGTGTTAAATATAAAAGAGCCAAGTATTGTTTTAGAAATTGGCTGTGGTGTGGGTGTTTCTACGAAATATTTGATCTCAATTTCATCTATCAAAAGATATATAGCAATTGATGCAAATAAGCGTAGATTAGATATTTGTAAAAACACTATTAAAAATAAAAATATTGAATTTTATAATGCTAATGGTATAAACTATTTGAAAACTACTAAATTATCTTTTGATGCAATTATAATTGATTCTGTAAAGAGTGACTATAGCCTAATGTGGCATTTAGCTAAGAAAAAAATAGAAAGGGGTGGTTTAATAATTTTTGATGATGTATTGCTCTATGGCTTAATATCTCAGAATAAATCAATTATTCCAAGAAGATATTTAAATATGTGTGAACAGTTAATTGAATTAATAAGAGAAGTTAGCTGTGACTCAAACTATGGGTTTTCAATAATACCTGTTGGTGGAGGGGTTTTGTTAGCGAGAAATGTCAGTTGAATTGTTATCCCCTGCTGGTAATTTAGAAAAACTAAAATTTGCAACCTATTATGGGGCTGATGCAGTATATTTTTCATATAAGGACTATGGTTTAAGAAATAAAGCCAATAATTTCAGTTTTGATGAAATTAAATATGCTATTAATTTTCTCCATGAAAGAGGCAAAAAAGGTTATATAACATTAAACATATATGCAAAAAATAATGACCTTAGATCTATTGAAACTTTTATTGAAAAGATAGCTAGTTTTAATATTGACGCTTTTATTGTTTCAGATCCAGGTATTATATATTTAATAAAAAAAATGAATGTTAATATACCCTTACATTTGAGCACGCAAGCAAATACAACTAATATTAATGCTGTCAAATTCTGGGAAGATTTAGGAATAAAGAGAATAATCCTAGCAAGAGAGCTTCCTCTAAAGGAGATTGAGTTTATCTGCAATAATACTAATCTAGAGATAGAGGTATTTGTGCATGGGGCAATGTGTATATCCTATTCAGGAAGATGCTATTTAAGCCAATATCTTACTGGTAAAGATGCAAATAGGGGTGAGTGCACACACCCTTGCAGATGGAAATACTATCTAGTTGAAGAAGAGAGAGCAAACGATTATTATGAGGTTGATTTTGATGAAAGGGGTAGTTATATTTTAAATTCGAAAGATCTATGTTTAATAGATTATATTGATAAATTGATTAACGCAGGGGTTAAATCATTTAAAATAGAAGGTAGAATGAAAAGTTTATATTATGTTTCCATCGTTACAGGTGTTTATAGAAAAGCCATTGATAATTACTATGATAATAAATTTAGCCTTATTAAAAGTTATAAAGATTT is drawn from Deferribacterota bacterium and contains these coding sequences:
- a CDS encoding YitT family protein, which encodes MGNNNENLALYRERFGYWYFINKLLIISFGSIIIAIGYVFFQIPFDLAAGGIQGLSIIINNFISVNEGILYLLFNIPLLILGYYKLGRLQFLIFTVLSVIVFSLATYLLLRFAYPILKENPMTEDMLLSSIYAGVISGIGTGLVMKAGGSVGGTNVIAKLVHKKFGFPLSQTYLITDGIIILIAAFVFSWNVALHAILCLFINGIASDYAFEGPSIIRIATIITDKRDEVASILMSGLQRGVSCWEIEGTYTGKKHYMLYCAIYRSQVVLLKSLVAEADENAFVIIGEGKQALGEGFYSIKRV
- a CDS encoding flagellar FliJ family protein, translated to MQKDFRLESVHKYKKHILDLERDKLLYLFNIKDELECRKNEIIEKINLNKTEIEELKKRGDFTFIELYEKYINNLYTQHQKVCKYIESVDREIEKQRKIVLEARTEKLVLDNLETKHIESYKAFQRKMEEKFIDEINSIHYGYKDI
- a CDS encoding U32 family peptidase C-terminal domain-containing protein translates to MSVELLSPAGNLEKLKFATYYGADAVYFSYKDYGLRNKANNFSFDEIKYAINFLHERGKKGYITLNIYAKNNDLRSIETFIEKIASFNIDAFIVSDPGIIYLIKKMNVNIPLHLSTQANTTNINAVKFWEDLGIKRIILARELPLKEIEFICNNTNLEIEVFVHGAMCISYSGRCYLSQYLTGKDANRGECTHPCRWKYYLVEEERANDYYEVDFDERGSYILNSKDLCLIDYIDKLINAGVKSFKIEGRMKSLYYVSIVTGVYRKAIDNYYDNKFSLIKSYKDLLELVSNRGYTNAFIDGYNNKTTNNVSSKYVRKGDFIGYFINKDGKYILISRAKAEVGEKLKVFTPNLYKFNLILKDIYSLKDGNKVEFLKPNEEYVIDTPKDIEEYSLLVRDR
- a CDS encoding methyltransferase domain-containing protein; the protein is MKPEILQPHIEEFIKNLSIYNIPINYDNLDIRDKEQAMDPVVGKFLNFVLNIKEPSIVLEIGCGVGVSTKYLISISSIKRYIAIDANKRRLDICKNTIKNKNIEFYNANGINYLKTTKLSFDAIIIDSVKSDYSLMWHLAKKKIERGGLIIFDDVLLYGLISQNKSIIPRRYLNMCEQLIELIREVSCDSNYGFSIIPVGGGVLLARNVS